A genomic stretch from Malus domestica chromosome 15, GDT2T_hap1 includes:
- the LOC103401647 gene encoding uncharacterized protein, protein MASKLKIAGTWAGVLEVELENWTVPMLRDEVAKRSNCDPNSINLICAGRVLKDGGGDEKLAQVGIKNNAKILASRVCAEEGKSLKEELMAEEERSRRLTRVKAAATALAKRHADGSLPIEDFNIVLEDQSGKKVELGSETDQRAIMMGLMLHTNAKQLIQRQNYKDALEVLTMGEEAFSLCDPKVIELVDNPPILQIDMVWCYFMLRDISWLAVAGVRLEKARKGIERAHGKDSSRVRLLQGGRYPELALYLRLELLEGVVAYHSGQYDKSRKVLTSAQEKFTKLQVPDEALSLVMSMGFKERDSKRALRMSNQDVSSAVDFLVEQKAKRAQKREEDIQLRNEIMEQKKYGTTPLKKAVDIEKLNQLVSIGFEKELAAESLRRNENDAEKALDDLTNPEVNSSIQVYIESKKRKRQRQAIDSSIESLVGMGFERSRVIEAFQTAGDGATLEQALHQLLAGNATDPTNAANNQSQAIPTAAADSNIPADVANDIVNSLVSRLDNADQNGEAGGPSATSEERDAEMEDALAGELAQGDAFSDYDLEVTEEGAAISEYLALLDSTGRE, encoded by the exons GACCCCAATTCGATCAATCTGATTTGCGCGGGCAGGGTCTTGAAAGACGGCGGCGGCGATGAGAAACTCGCCCAAGTGGGTATCAAGAACAACGCCAAGATTCTTGCCAGTCGGGTGTGCGCGGAGGAGGGCAAGTCGTTGAAGGAGGAGTTGATGGCTGAGGAGGAACGCTCCCGAAGATTGACTCGAGTCAA GGCAGCTGCCACTGCATTGGCCAAGAGACACGCAGATGGATCATTGCCGATTGAAGACTTCAATATAGTTCTTGAAGATCAAAGTGGAAAGAAAGTAGAGTTGGGATCCGAGACTGATCAGAG GGCAATTATGATGGGCCTGATGCTTCATACGAATGCAAAGCAACTAATTCAAAGACAAAATTACAAAGACGCGTTAGAAGTGCTTACCATGGGAGAG GAGGCTTTCTCTCTTTGTGACCCGAAGGTTATTGAG CTTGTTGACAATCCTCCTATACTCCAAATCGATATGGTTTGGTGCTATTTCATGCTCCGAGATATCAGCTGGCTTGCAGTGGCAGGAGTTCGCCTTGAAAAAGCCAGAAAAGGTATTGAGAGAGCTCATGGAAAGGACTCTTCTCGTGTCAGACTCCTTCAGGGAGGTCGCTATCCAGAACTTGCACT ATATTTGAGACTGGAGCTACTGGAAGGGGTGGTTGCGTATCATAGTGGCCAGTACGATAAATCAAGGAAGGTGCTGACTTCTGCACAAGAAAAATTCACCAAG CTACAAGTGCCAGATGAAGCTCTATCACTTGTTATGAGCATGGGATTTAAAGAACGAGATTCTAAAAGGGCATTGCGGATGAGCAATCAAGATGTATCTAGTGCTGTTGATTTTCTTGTTGAGCAGAAGGCAAAGAGAGCCCAAAAACGGGAAGAAGATATTCAGCTACGAAATGAAATTAT GGAGCAAAAGAAGTATGGGACAACACCATTGAAGAAAGCTGTGGATATCGAGAAATTGAACCAATTGGTCTCCATTGG TTTTGAGAAGGAGCTTGCTGCTGAATCACTTAGAAGAAACGAGAATGATGCTGAGAAGGCATTGGATGATTTGACAAATCCAGAAGTTAATTCTTCCATACAG GTATACATTGAATCAAAGAAAAGGAAACGACAGCGCCAAGCAATTGATTCTTCAATTGAATCGCTTGTAGGCATGGGGTTTGAAAGATCAAGAG TGATTGAAGCTTTTCAGACTGCTGGTGATGGGGCAACACTGGAGCAAGCATTGCATCAGTTGCTCGCAGGAAATGCAACAGACCCCACAAATGCTGCCAACAACCAGTCTCAGGCGATTCCCACAGCTGCCGCTGACAGCAATATCCCTGCTGATGTTGCTAATGATATTGTGAATTCTCTTGTTTCAAGGCTAGATAATGCTGATCAAAACGGCGAAGCTGGAGGTCCATCAGCTACTAGTGAAGAACGTGATGCAGAAATGGAAGATGCACTCGCCGGAGAACTGGCACAAGGAGATGCATTCTCAGACTATGACCTTGAAGTTACTGAAGAAGGTGCGGCCATAAGCGAGTATTTGGCTTTGCTGGACTCGACAGGCAGAGAGTGA
- the LOC103401648 gene encoding protein OS-9 homolog, which yields MKVLVFLVQVLYVLSHFVSADQIFLDHLGGAFHRSSREPKYRIEFHPEDSPFHPDDGQESVVMPNNNGQNFICYLPKVEEAKSGKQVLQQNISSMIVETEKRIKMKTPDELLEVLKDQCFIRQEGWWSYEFCYQKRLRQIHVEDEKVVQEFVLGVYDAEATVAVNQNLSDISTLKDPRSKDAYQRYHAHQYTNGTTCDLTDLQRETEVRFVCAEGKAMINSITEVSTCKYAVTIQCPKLCKHPAFQSERPVWQTIDCNVLPKD from the exons atgaaggtgttggtgTTTTTGGTTCAAGTTTTGTACGTTCTCAGCCACTTCGTCTCGGCCGATCAGATCTTCCTGGATCACCTAG GTGGCGCATTTCATCGCAGCTCTCGTGAACCAAAATACAGGATTGAATTCCATCCTGAAGACTCACCTTTTCATCCT GATGATGGTCAGGAGTCTGTGGTTATGCCAAATAACAATGgacaaaattttatatgttaCTTGCCTAAGGTAGAGGAAGCCAAGAGTGGGAAGCAAGTTCTCCAGCAGAATATTAGCAGCATGATTGTGGAAACTGAGAAACGAATTAAAATGAAGACACCGGATGAGCTGCTTGAAGTACTGAAGGACCAATGCTTTATCAGA CAAGAGGGTTGGTGGTCATATGAATTTTGCTATCAGAAGAGATTACGACAAATTCATGTGGAAGATGAAAAG GTGGTTCAGGAATTTGTTTTGGGTGTATATGATGCAGAGGCCACTGTTGCTGTCAACCAGAACCTCTCTGACATATCTACACTCAAAGATCCACGCTCAAAAGATGCGTACCAAAG GTACCATGCTCATCAATATACAAATGGGACTACTTGTGATCTTACAGACCTGCAACGAGAGACTGAA GTGAGATTTGTGTGCGCAGAGGGCAAAGCTATGATTAATTCAATTACAGAGGTATCCACATGCAAGTATGCAGTTACAATCCAATGCCCCAAACTTTGCAAGCACCC AGCATTCCAATCAGAGAGACCAGTATGGCAGACAATTGATTGTAACGTGCTTCCCAAGGATTAG
- the LOC103424793 gene encoding protein PHOX1-like: protein MMGKQSGKKKKNAGENSGDSSNQSKIGDTSPKAYDKDTEVFISMSQELKDEGNKLFQKRDLEGALLKYEKALKLLPRNHIDVSYLRSNMAACYMQMGLSEYPRAINECNLALEVTPKYSKALLKRAKCYEALNRLDLALRDVGTVLNMEPKNVMAMEVAERVKSVLEEKGLRVNDTVIELPADYVEPTHASQPGKIMKLKSRKKTKGNKDNEKKAEENIEEKAEDKIEEKKAVDVAEEEKSVEITEDKKAVEIAEEKKAEVKVVVEEAISSSNEEVPKRSVKLVFGEDIRWAELPLNCTLLQLREVVYDRFPSSRAVLIKYRDQEGDLVTITSNEELRWAEGSAESEGSVRLYVVEVNPEQDPFFEKLEIEPHKQHSVAENGSVVKHKDMKSPPYIEDWIINFAQLFKSYAGIESDAYLDLHELGVKLYSEAMEETVTSEEAQDLFDIAGEKFQEMGALALFNWGNVHMARATKKVYFTEDSSKESIISNIKSAYDWAQKEYIEAGRRYEQALQIKPDFYEGYLALGQQQFEQAKLSWYYAISSNVDLETWPSTEVLRLYNYAEDNMEKGMQLFEELEEQRLRELSGPSSVKTQVQKMGLNGIFKDVSANEAADQATSMRCQINLLWGTMLYERSIVEFKLGLPVWKECLEVAVEKFGLAGASPTDIAVLLKNHSSNDNALEGLGFKIDEIVQAWNEMHEAKKWQTGIPSFRLEPLLRRRVSRIYSALEHA from the exons ATGATGGGGAAGCAAAgtggaaaaaagaagaaaaacgcaGGAGAAAATTCAGGTGATAGTTCGAATCAAAGCAAAATCGGGGATACTAGCCCGAAAGCCTATGATAAGGACACAGAAGTTTTCATTTCGATGTCTCAAGAACTGAAGGACGAGGGGAACAAGTTGTTTCAGAAGAGGGATCTTGAAGGAGCTTTGTTGAAATATGAGAAAGCCCTCAAATTGCTTCCGAGGAATCACATCGATGTATCCTATCTTAGGAGCAACATGGCAGCGTGCTACATGCAAATGGGGCTGAGTGAGTACCCGAGGGCTATCAATGAATGTAATTTGGCGCTTGAAGTCACACCAAAGTACAGTAAGGCGTTGTTGAAGAGAGCAAAGTGTTACGAGGCTTTGAATAggttggatttggctttgaGAGATGTTGGTACCGTTTTGAACATGGAGCCAAAAAATGTCATGGCAATGGAGGTCGCAGAACGAGTGAAAAGTGTACTTGAGGAGAAGGGGTTGAGGGTGAATGACACGGTAATTGAGTTGCCTGCAGATTATGTTGAACCAACTCATGCTTCGCAGCCAGGGaaaataatgaagttgaagagTCGGAAGAAGACGAAGGGCAACAAAGATAACGAGAAGAAGGCCGAGGAAAACATTGAGGAGAAAGCTGAGGACAAGATTGAGGAAAAGAAGGCTGTGGATGTAGCCGAGGAAGAGAAGTCTGTGGAAATAACTGAAGACAAAAAGGCGGTGGAAATAGCTGAGGAGAAGAAGGCAGAGGTCAAGGTAGTTGTCGAGGAGGCGATCAGCAGTTCAAATGAAGAAGTGCCTAAAAGAAGTGTGAAATTGGTATTTGGAGAGGACATAAGGTGGGCTGAGTTGCCGCTAAATTGCACCCTCCTGCAACTGAGAGAGGTTGTGTATGATCGGTTTCCTAGCTCAAGAGCAGTTCTTATCAAATATAGAGACCAAGAAGGTGATTTGGTCACAATCACTTCCAATGAAGAGTTGCGATGGGCTGAAGGATCAGCAGAATCGGAAGGGTCTGTCAGGCTTTACGTAGTGGAAGTTAACCCCGAGCAGGATCCCTTCTTTGAGAAACTGGAAATCGAACCACACAAGCAGCATAGTGTAGCTGAGAATGGTAGTGTGGTAAAACACAAGGATATGAAGAGCCCACCCTACATTGAGGATTGGATAATCAATTTTGCTCAGCTGTTCAAGAGCTATGCTGGGATTGAATCTGATGCATACTTGGATCTTCATGAACTCGGGGTGAAGCTTTATTCCGAGGCAATGGAGGAGACAGTCACGAGTGAAGAAGCACAAGACCTGTTTGACATAGCAGGAGAGAAGTTCCAAGAAATGGGAGCTTTGGCGCTGTTCAACTGGGGAAATGTTCACATGGCCAGGGCAACAAAGAAGGTGTATTTCACCGAAGATTCTTCGAAAGAATCTATTatttcaaatatcaaaagtgcATATGATTGGGCACAGAAGGAATACATAGAAGCAGGAAGGAGATACGAACAAGCGCTGCAGATCAAACCGGACTTTTATGAAGGCTATCTGGCCCTCGGGCAGCAGCAGTTTGAACAGGCAAAACTTTCTTGGTATTATGCAATTAGCAGCAATGTTGATCTGGAGACGTGGCCTTCCACTGAGGTTCTGCGACTTTATAACTACGCCGAAGACAATATGGAAAAAGGCATGCAGCTGTTCGAGGAATTGGAAGAGCAACGCCTGAGAGAACTTTCCGGTCCAAGTAGTGTTAAAACTCAGGTGCAGAAAATGGGTTTGAACGGAATTTTCAAAGACGTATCAGCAAATGAGGCTGCAGACCAGGCTACAAGCATGAGATGTCAGATAAATCTCCTATGGGGCACCATGCTGTACGAGCGATCTATTGTGGAATTCAAACTAGGGCTACCCGTATGGAAAGAATGTTTGGAAGTTGCAGTTGAAAAATTTGGGCTTGCCGGGGCTTCACCTACAGATATAGCAGTCCTGCTCAAAAATCACTCTTCAAATGATAATGCATTGGAAG GTCTGGGGTTCAAAATTGACGAGATCGTACAAGCATGGAACGAGATGCACGAAGCGAAAAAGTGGCAGACTGGAATTCCATCATTCCGTTTAGAGCCATTACTACGAAGACGAGTTTCCAGAATTTATTCTGCCTTGGAGCACGCTTGA
- the LOC103424794 gene encoding F-box/LRR-repeat protein 13-like isoform X1: MMGGICSRKQNQPVIEDGVCRAVSRRYGKSSSSKWLTNSSFRPTVEQPPGGAGTCPSLLELCIYKICQSIDKYSSFSMLPRDVSQQIFNELVCSNSLTDVSLEAFRDCALEDIGLGEYPDVKDSWMGVISSQGSSLLSVDLSGSEVTDSGLALLKGCSNLQALAYNYCDHVSEQGLKHISGLSNLTSLSFKRSDAISAEGMRAFSGLLNLEKLDLERCSAIHGGFVHLKGLKKLKSLNVRCCRCITDSDLKTISGLIDLNELQLSNCNITDSGISYLKGLHKLRMLNLEGCNVTASCLQSISALVALAYLNLNRCSLSDEGCDKFSGLTNLKVLSLGFNEITDACLMYLKGLTSLESLNLDSCKIGDEGLANLAGLTHLKNLELSDTEVGSNGLRHLSGLKNLESLNLSFTLVTDSSLKRLSGLTSLKSLNLDARQITDAGLAAITSLTGLTHLDLFGARISDSGANHLKYFKNLQSLEICGGGLTDAGVKNIKDLVCLTWLNISQNCNLTNKSLELISGLTALVSLNVSNSRITNEGLQHLKPLKNLRSLTLESCKVTASEIRKLQSDALPNLVSFRPE; this comes from the exons ATGATGGGGGGAATTTGTTCAAGAAAGCAAAACCAACCGGTCATTGAAGATGGCGTCTGCAGAGCTGTGTCTAGAAGATACGGTAAAAGTAGCAGTTCAAAATGGTTGACCAATTCATCTTTTCGACCCACTGTAGAGCAGCCTCCAGGAGGAGCAGGGACTTGCCCATCTCTCTTGGAATTATGCATTTATAAAATATGCCAG AGCATTGACAAATATAGCTCGTTTTCGATGCTGCCAAGGGATGTTAGTCAACAAATCTTCAACGAATTGGTCTGTTCCAATTCGCTTACTGATGTTTCTCTTGAAGCTTTTAGAGATTGTGCCCTCGAG GATATTGGTTTGGGGGAATACCCTGATGTGAAAGATAGTTGGATGGGTGTCATCTCTTCACAAGGTTCATCGTTACTTTCAGTTGATCTTTCTGGTTCAGAGGTGACAGATTCTGGGTTGGCTCTTCTGAAAGGTTGCTCAAACCTTCAAGCGTTAGCTTACAATTACTGTGACCATGTTTCAGAACAGGGACTTAAACACATAAGTG GTCTTTCAAACTTGACATCCTTGAGTTTTAAAAGGAGCGATGCAATAAGTGCTGAAGGGATGCGTGCTTTCTCTGGCTTACTTAACTTGGAAAAGTTGGACCTGGAGAGGTGTTCAGCCATTCATGGTGGATTTGTTCATCTTAAAG GTTTGAAGAAGCTGAAGTCTCTTAATGTAAGATGTTGTAGATGCATCACAGATTCAGATTTGAAGACCATCTCAG GACTTATTGACCTGAATGAGTTGCAGCTATCCAACTGTAACATTACTGATTCTGGCATTTCTTATTTGAAAG GCTTGCACAAGCTTAGAATGCTGAATTTAGAAGGATGCAATGTTACTGCCTCCTGTCTGCAGTCTATTTCAG CCCTTGTTGCCCTGGCGTATTTAAATCTCAACAGATGCAGTCTATCTGATGAAGGATGCGATAAGTTTTCGG GGCTTACAAACTTGAAGGTCTTGAGCTTGGGATTCAACGAGATCACAGATGCATGTTTGATGTATCTAaagg GTTTAACGAGTTTGGAGAGCTTGAACCTGGACTCCTGCAAGATAGGTGACGAGGGGCTTGCTAATTTGGCAG GGCTGACACACTTGAAGAACTTGGAGCTATCTGATACTGAAGTTGGAAGCAACGGGCTTCGTCATCTCTCAG GTTTGAAAAATCTCGAAAGTTTGAACTTGTCGTTCACCCTAGTAACTGACAGTAGCTTGAAAAGGTTATCTGGATTGACATCTCTCAAATCACTTAATCTGGATGCTCGGCAAATTACTGATGCTGGACTTGCAGCTATTACAA GTCTTACAGGATTGACACATCTGGACCTATTTGGCGCTCGCATTTCAGATTCTGGAGCAAACCATTTAAAAT ACTTCAAGAACCTTCAATCTCTTGAAATATGCGGTGGAGGATTGACTGACGCTGGTGTGAAGAATATCAAAGATCTTGTCTGTCTGACATGGCTAAATATATCACAGAACTGCAACCTGACCAATAAATCTTTGGAATTGATTTCTG GATTGACTGCATTGGTGTCGCTGAACGTTTCAAATTCTCGCATCACCAATGAAGGATTGCAGCACTTGAAGCCTCTAAAGAATTTGCGCTCGCTGACCTTGGAATCGTGCAAGGTGACTGCTTCGGAAATCAGGAAGCTCCAGTCTGATGCCCTGCCTAATCTCGTCAGCTTTCGGCCCGAATAG
- the LOC103424795 gene encoding protein S-acyltransferase 24-like has translation MSSEIEVVEDEVQTRDRESASANSANNNGEANGIGEESLRNDVYTAAAYGDLEKLQRLVECEGCSVSETDGLGYYALQWAALNNRTAAAQYIIEHGGDVNATDHTGQTALHWSAVRGAIQVAELLLQEGARVNAADMYGYQATHVAAQYGQTAFLYHVVSKWNADPDVPDNDGRSPLHWAAYKGFADCIRLLLFLDAYKGRQDKEGCTPLHWAAIRGNLEACTVLVQAGKKEDLMVTDNTGLTPAQLAADKNHRQVAFFLGNARRLLDKRCDGNSRLGRISKLGLAPLLWCIIFVLLVTYTHSVIAAPNLPKLTAGSVFVAWLGVFLATSGLVLFYRCSSKDPGYIRMNVHDSQNMKDDEPLLKIEINNPALLAGNWSQLCATCKIVRPLRAKHCSTCDRCVEQFDHHCPWVSNCIGKKNKWDFFAFLFLEVLAMVLTGGVTLTRVLSDPLRPSSFGAWINYVATSHVGALSFLIVDFLLFFGVAVLTVVQASQISRNITTNEMANMMRYNYLRGPGGRFRNPYDHGIRKNCSDFLIKGYNEDVEFIEESAHDEEGIGMRHINSSNLQNGDAYPHRTNGNSHVAINVNSNSTGHHGHVHSAHCSHSNSQGKPKTENVPLGLGLGLGRNSGRSVVAS, from the exons ATGTCGTCGGAGATCGAGGTCGTCGAGGACGAGGTCCAAACCCGCGATCGCGAATCTGCCTCAGCCAATTCAGCAAACAACAATGGCGAAGCCAATGGGATTGGGGAAGAGAGTCTGCGAAACGACGTGTACACGGCAGCTGCGTACGGGGATTTGGAGAAGCTTCAGAGATTGGTGGAGTGTGAGGGTTGCTCTGTTTCCGAGACCGATGGGCTCGGCTACTATGCCCTCCAGTGGGCCGCTCTCAACAACCGCACTGCCGCCGCTCAGTATATTATTGAG CACGGTGGAGATGTGAATGCCACAGATCATACGGGGCAGACAGCATTACACTGGAGTGCAGTGCGGGGTGCAATCCAGGTTGCAGAGCTATTACTTCAAGAGGGTGCTCGGGTAAATGCTGCAGATATGTATGGCTATCAG GCTACACATGTTGCGGCTCAATATGGTCAAACAGCTTTCCTGTACCATGTTGTTTCAAAATGGAATGCTGACCCTGATGTGCCTGATAATGACGGGAGAAGCCCTTTACACTG GGCTGCTTATAAAGGTTTTGCTGATTGTATACGTCTTCTTTTATTTCTGGATGCATATAAAGGACGCCAAGATAAAGAGG GTTGCACTCCTTTGCACTGGGCTGCTATCAGGGGTAACTTGGAGGCATGCACAGTGTTGGTACAGGCTGGAAAGAAGGAGGACTTAATGGTTACAGATAACACTGGCCTTACACCAGCACAACTTGCTGCTGATAAGAATCACAGACAAGTTGCCTTTTTCCTT GGGAATGCTAGAAGATTGCTAGACAAACGCTGTGATGGGAACAGTCGTCTTGGAAGAATTTCGAAACTAGGACTTGCGCCACTACTTTGGTGTATAATATTTGTGCTCCTGGTGACCTATACTCATTCTGTCATTGCGG CACCAAATCTGCCAAAGTTAACAGCTGGATCAGTTTTTGTTGCATGGCTAGGAGTTTTCCTAGCAACATCCGGGCTTGTTTTGTTCTATAGATGCAGCAG CAAGGATCCAGGTTACATCCGAATGAATGTCCACGATTCACAAAATATGAAGGATGAT GAGCCTCTTTTAAAGATTGAGATAAATAATCCTGCCTTGCTAGCTGGTAATTGGTCTCAGCTCTGTGCAACGTGCAAG ATTGTCAGGCCTCTTCGTGCAAAGCACTGTTCAACCTGTGATCGTTGTGTTGAACAATTTGACCACCATTGCCCTTGGGTATCCAATTGCATTGGCAAG AAAAACAAATGGGATTTCTTTGCTTTCCTTTTTCTGGAAGTTTTGGCGATGGTGTTGACTGGAGGGGTTACTCTTACGA GAGTTTTGAGCGATCCATTGAGGCCATCTTCTTTTGGAGCATGGATCAATTATGTTGCTACTAGTCATGTGGGCGCTCTTTCATTTTTGATAGTGGatttcctcctcttctttggcgTGGCAGTATTGACCGTTGTCCAAGCTTCTCag ATATCACGGAACATCACAACTAATGAAATGGCAAACATGATGCGCTATAACTACCTTAGAGGCCCAGGTGGTAGGTTCAGAAATCCGTACGATCACGGGATAAGGAAGAATTGTTCGGATTTCTTGATCAAGGGTTACAACGAAGATGTGGAATTCATTGAAGAATCAGCTCATGATGAGGAGGGTATTGGAATGAGGCATATCAATTCTTCAAACTTGCAAAATGGGGACGCCTATCCTCACCGCACAAACGGCAACAGTCATGTTGCAATCAATGTAAATTCTAATTCGACAGGACATCACGGTCACGTCCATTCTGCCCATTGCAGCCATAGCAATAGCCAGGggaaaccgaaaaccgaaaacgTTCCATTAGGCTTGGGTCTTGGTCTGGGGCGGAACAGTGGCCGATCTGTTGTAGCTTCATGA